From one Gemmatimonadales bacterium genomic stretch:
- the rplJ gene encoding 50S ribosomal protein L10, with product MSKTERQATVDALTAQLKGSPNLYVTDFSGLNVLRMTEFRRRLRAAGVEYLVVKNTLAQRAFAANAVAGLDEHLAGPTGLVLAGADPVAAAKVLADFAREFERPTIKGGLVDGRTVTPDQVKRLAELPSRDELLSQLAGALQAPLAELVGVMNGMLYQVVGALEALRAEREAAAGGAAS from the coding sequence ATGAGCAAGACCGAACGCCAGGCGACCGTCGATGCGCTCACGGCGCAGCTCAAGGGGTCGCCCAACCTGTACGTGACCGACTTCAGCGGGCTCAACGTGCTGCGGATGACCGAATTCCGCCGCCGGCTCCGCGCCGCCGGGGTCGAGTACCTCGTGGTGAAGAACACGCTGGCCCAGCGCGCCTTTGCGGCGAACGCCGTGGCGGGGCTCGACGAGCACCTCGCCGGGCCCACCGGCCTCGTGCTCGCGGGCGCCGATCCGGTGGCGGCCGCCAAGGTGCTGGCCGATTTCGCGCGCGAGTTCGAGCGGCCCACGATCAAGGGCGGCCTGGTGGACGGACGCACCGTCACGCCCGACCAGGTGAAGCGCCTCGCCGAGCTGCCCTCGCGCGACGAGCTGCTGAGCCAACTGGCGGGCGCGCTGCAGGCGCCGCTCGCGGAGCTCGTCGGGGTCATGAACGGCATGCTGTATCAAGTGGTCGGCGCCCTCGAGGCGCTTCGTGCAGAGCGGGAGGCCGCCGCCGGCGGCGCCGCTTCTTAA
- the rplA gene encoding 50S ribosomal protein L1, translating into MPAAVKSAGGKKSRAAEAKVDRSRTYSVPEAVALVKQAAFAKFDETVDVAVNLGVDPRHADQVVRGTVVLPHGTGKSVRVLVITQGERVREAEAAGADFVGIEYVQKIKDGWLDTDVIVATPDVMGQLGQLGRVLGPRGLMPNPKAGTVTTDVARAVREIKAGKIEFRVDKTGNVHAPVGKVSFSPAQLADNVQAFMDTIVRAKPSAAKGTYIRSATVSSTMGPGVKLDTASYR; encoded by the coding sequence ATGCCGGCAGCGGTGAAGAGCGCCGGAGGCAAGAAGTCCCGCGCGGCGGAAGCCAAAGTCGATCGGAGCCGCACCTACTCCGTTCCCGAGGCGGTGGCGCTGGTGAAGCAGGCTGCGTTCGCCAAGTTCGACGAGACGGTGGACGTAGCGGTCAACCTGGGCGTTGACCCCCGCCATGCCGACCAGGTGGTGCGGGGCACCGTCGTGCTGCCGCACGGAACCGGCAAGTCGGTCCGCGTGTTGGTGATTACCCAGGGCGAGCGGGTGCGCGAAGCCGAGGCCGCCGGGGCCGACTTTGTCGGCATCGAGTACGTCCAGAAGATCAAGGACGGCTGGCTGGACACCGACGTGATCGTCGCGACTCCCGACGTGATGGGCCAGCTCGGCCAGTTGGGCCGGGTGCTCGGCCCCCGCGGGCTCATGCCGAATCCGAAGGCAGGCACGGTGACGACGGACGTGGCCCGCGCGGTCCGCGAGATCAAGGCGGGCAAGATCGAGTTCCGGGTGGACAAGACCGGCAACGTGCACGCGCCGGTGGGCAAGGTCTCCTTCAGCCCGGCGCAGCTCGCGGACAACGTGCAGGCCTTCATGGACACGATAGTCCGGGCCAAGCCATCGGCAGCCAAGGGCACCTACATCCGCTCCGCCACGGTGTCGAGCACCATGGGGCCGGGCGTCAAGCTGGACACGGCGAGCTATCGATGA
- a CDS encoding DUF1611 domain-containing protein, which produces MAPGAGTARGPFARYLILADGEFGPMTSKTANAIIRYQPERVVGVLDRKQAGRTAQGVLGFGRAIPVVASIERGLALGPDAVIIGIAPVGGRLPEEWRAWLAQALDAGCDIVSGLHTFLADDPMLAARAAAAGRNIVDVRRPPSDLPVAAGRAAALDAYVVLTVGSDCNVGKMTAQLELERRLNRRGVRTRFAPTGQTGIMLAGWGIAVDAVVADFIAGAAERLTLEAARDADVVLVEGQGSINHPGYSGVTLGLLHGSCPDGLILCHQASRACVGEYREGARLPIPPLAEYVRWYEMLGSAVHPTKVIGVSLNTWDLNAGAARRACEAAARETGLPATDPVRFDPAPLVEAVLAGREAKCRIRAAR; this is translated from the coding sequence GTGGCGCCCGGCGCCGGCACCGCGCGCGGTCCCTTCGCGCGGTATCTCATCCTGGCCGACGGCGAGTTCGGCCCCATGACCTCCAAGACGGCGAACGCGATCATCCGGTACCAGCCGGAGCGGGTCGTGGGCGTGCTGGATCGGAAGCAGGCGGGCCGCACCGCGCAGGGGGTACTCGGTTTCGGTCGGGCGATACCGGTGGTCGCCTCGATCGAGCGCGGACTCGCGCTCGGCCCGGATGCCGTGATCATCGGCATTGCGCCGGTGGGCGGGCGGCTGCCGGAGGAGTGGCGCGCGTGGCTGGCACAGGCGCTCGACGCCGGCTGTGACATCGTGAGCGGACTGCACACCTTCCTGGCCGACGATCCGATGCTCGCGGCGCGGGCGGCCGCGGCGGGCAGGAACATTGTGGACGTGCGCCGTCCGCCATCCGATCTGCCGGTGGCGGCTGGGCGCGCGGCGGCGCTCGACGCGTATGTCGTGCTCACCGTCGGCAGCGACTGCAACGTCGGCAAGATGACCGCGCAGCTCGAGCTGGAGCGCCGGCTCAACCGGCGCGGCGTGCGCACCCGCTTCGCGCCGACCGGCCAGACGGGGATCATGCTGGCCGGCTGGGGGATCGCGGTGGACGCCGTGGTCGCGGATTTCATCGCCGGCGCGGCCGAGCGGCTCACGCTCGAGGCTGCGCGCGACGCCGACGTCGTGCTGGTGGAAGGCCAGGGGAGCATCAACCATCCCGGCTACTCCGGCGTGACGCTCGGGCTCCTGCACGGGAGCTGCCCCGACGGCCTCATCCTCTGTCACCAGGCGAGCCGCGCCTGCGTCGGCGAGTACCGCGAAGGCGCCCGGCTGCCCATCCCGCCGCTCGCGGAGTACGTCCGCTGGTACGAGATGCTGGGCTCCGCGGTTCACCCGACGAAGGTCATCGGCGTGTCGCTCAACACCTGGGATCTGAACGCGGGTGCCGCGCGGCGCGCCTGCGAAGCCGCGGCGCGCGAGACCGGCCTGCCCGCCACCGACCCGGTGCGATTCGATCCCGCGCCGCTGGTCGAAGCGGTGCTCGCGGGCCGCGAGGCTAAGTGCCGGATACGAGCCGCGAGATAG
- the rpmG gene encoding 50S ribosomal protein L33: MPRDKIILECTECKSRNFFQTKNRRKHPERVEYRKYCPRCDTHRTHKESK, encoded by the coding sequence ATGCCCCGGGACAAGATCATCCTCGAGTGCACCGAGTGTAAAAGCCGCAACTTCTTCCAGACGAAGAATCGGCGGAAGCACCCCGAGCGGGTCGAATATCGCAAGTACTGCCCGCGGTGCGACACGCACCGGACGCACAAGGAGTCGAAGTAG
- a CDS encoding mechanosensitive ion channel family protein gives MPHLLSFQNAVTRFVEMFRLDSAEFGRRLTQVVVIWLLGWLALRLVRLAAARIEARVDDGDPSITTLREKRGKTLAQLLRTVGRGLVLVAAALLTLNLFVEIGPLLAGAGILGLAVSFGAQSLVKDFISGFFFLLENQFALGDVIEAAGKSGVVEQITLRVVVLRDIEGTRHVIPNGNITVVSNKTAGWGRAIIDVPVGGSEDVDRVLAAVREEAQSLSRDEEWRPSLDGVPDVWGVEALGDNRVVVRAVARTQPGAQWGVGRELRRRFKNRFDAEGIRLPGVPAVTVVPAEHPAPATGAPAGAAP, from the coding sequence GTGCCACACCTGCTCTCCTTCCAGAACGCCGTGACGCGCTTCGTCGAGATGTTCCGGCTCGACAGCGCCGAGTTCGGCCGCAGACTGACCCAGGTGGTCGTCATCTGGCTGCTCGGCTGGCTCGCGCTGCGGCTCGTGCGGCTGGCCGCCGCGCGCATCGAGGCGCGGGTGGACGACGGCGATCCGTCGATCACCACGCTCCGCGAAAAGCGCGGCAAGACGCTCGCGCAACTGCTCCGCACCGTGGGCCGGGGGCTGGTGCTGGTGGCCGCGGCGTTGCTCACGCTCAATCTGTTCGTCGAGATCGGCCCGCTGCTCGCCGGCGCGGGCATCCTCGGTCTCGCGGTGTCGTTCGGCGCCCAGAGTCTCGTCAAGGACTTCATTTCCGGGTTCTTCTTTCTTCTCGAGAATCAGTTCGCCCTGGGCGACGTGATCGAGGCGGCCGGCAAGAGCGGCGTGGTGGAGCAGATTACGCTTCGGGTGGTCGTGCTGAGGGACATCGAGGGCACGCGGCACGTGATCCCCAACGGCAACATCACGGTCGTGAGCAACAAGACCGCGGGCTGGGGCCGGGCCATCATCGACGTCCCGGTCGGGGGGAGCGAGGACGTGGACCGGGTGCTCGCCGCGGTCCGGGAGGAGGCCCAGAGCCTGAGCCGTGACGAGGAGTGGCGTCCGTCGCTCGACGGCGTGCCCGACGTCTGGGGCGTCGAGGCCCTGGGCGACAATCGAGTCGTGGTGCGGGCGGTGGCCCGCACTCAACCGGGCGCGCAGTGGGGCGTGGGGCGCGAGCTCCGGCGCCGGTTCAAGAATCGATTCGATGCCGAGGGAATCCGGCTTCCCGGCGTCCCGGCCGTGACCGTAGTGCCGGCCGAGCATCCGGCGCCGGCAACGGGCGCCCCGGCGGGAGCGGCGCCATGA
- a CDS encoding S9 family peptidase translates to MNRPLVAVLVWTGALVPFAPASLSAQADSSLLTLDRIYASSEFETERLGPTQWVDGGAGYTRLEPAANGHGADLVRYDTELGTRRVLVPASRLVPPGATEPLEVEDYTWSPDGKQLLIFTNSRPVWRQNNRGDYWLLDLASGRLRQLGGPDARPSSLLFAEFSPDGTRIGYVRDHDLYVERVDDGRITRLTTDGSRTIINGTFDWVYEEELDLRDGWRWSPDGRTIAYWQLNADSVRDFLLIDDTDSLYSFTNPVQYPKAGSSNSAARIGFVSTGGGPTRWLAIAGNPRNNYLARMDWAASSDEVVIQRLNRLQDTNRVLLGDRRTGKVRTIFTDSDSAWVDVGDAMVWLKDGSAFTWMSERDGWRHLYLVSRDGRSVKLLTPGAFDVIDFVALDERGGSVYYIASPDNPAQRYLFRARLDGRARAERLSPANEPGTHDYDVSPDHRFALHEYSRFDVPPVVDLVRLPGHAAIRTLVDNAQLKAKLARLRHGKLEFFKVDLPDGTRAPAWVMRPADFDSTSHYPLLFYVYGGPATQTVLDRWLGVAHYLFHLYLTQQGFAVASVDNRGTPAPLGRAWRKVIYGRLGVLETEEQAAAARILGRIPWVDSTRIGIWGWSNGGYLSLDCLFRFGNVYRAAIAVAPVTHWALYDDIYTERYNGLPDQNREGYAAGSPLTYASKLTGDLLLIHGSGDDNVHFQNSEMLVNALVAADKPFQMMDYPNRNHSLRGGKTRLHMFELMTRFLREKLAGGGARAVEPQALH, encoded by the coding sequence GTGAATCGTCCGCTCGTTGCCGTGCTCGTCTGGACCGGTGCGCTGGTGCCCTTCGCTCCGGCCTCGCTCTCCGCGCAGGCCGACTCGAGCCTGCTTACGCTCGATCGGATCTATGCGTCGTCCGAATTCGAGACCGAGCGCCTGGGTCCCACGCAATGGGTGGACGGCGGCGCGGGCTATACGAGGCTCGAACCCGCCGCCAACGGCCACGGCGCCGATCTCGTGCGCTACGACACCGAGCTCGGCACGCGGCGCGTTCTGGTGCCGGCGTCGCGGCTCGTTCCGCCCGGCGCCACCGAGCCGCTCGAGGTGGAGGACTACACCTGGTCACCCGACGGCAAGCAGCTTCTCATCTTCACCAACTCGCGCCCCGTCTGGCGCCAGAACAACCGGGGCGACTACTGGCTGCTCGACCTCGCCAGCGGCCGCCTGCGCCAGCTCGGCGGCCCCGACGCGCGCCCGTCCTCGCTCCTCTTCGCCGAGTTCTCGCCCGACGGCACCCGGATCGGATACGTGCGCGACCACGACCTCTACGTCGAGCGGGTGGACGACGGCCGGATCACCCGGCTTACGACCGACGGTTCGCGCACCATCATCAACGGCACCTTCGACTGGGTATATGAGGAAGAGCTGGACCTGCGCGACGGCTGGCGCTGGAGCCCCGACGGCCGCACCATCGCCTACTGGCAGCTCAACGCCGACAGCGTGCGCGACTTTCTCCTGATCGACGACACCGACTCGCTCTATTCATTCACCAATCCGGTGCAGTATCCCAAGGCGGGCAGCTCGAACTCGGCGGCGCGCATCGGCTTCGTGAGCACCGGCGGCGGGCCCACCCGCTGGCTGGCCATCGCGGGCAATCCGCGCAACAACTACCTGGCGCGAATGGACTGGGCCGCCAGCAGCGACGAGGTCGTAATCCAGCGGCTCAACCGCCTGCAGGACACCAACCGGGTGTTGCTCGGCGACCGGCGCACGGGCAAGGTGCGCACGATCTTCACCGACAGCGACAGCGCCTGGGTGGACGTGGGCGACGCGATGGTCTGGCTCAAGGACGGCTCGGCGTTCACCTGGATGAGCGAGCGCGACGGCTGGCGCCATCTCTACCTCGTCTCGCGCGACGGGCGCTCGGTCAAGCTGCTCACGCCGGGCGCGTTCGACGTGATCGATTTCGTAGCCCTCGACGAGCGCGGCGGCTCGGTCTATTACATTGCCTCGCCCGACAACCCGGCGCAGCGCTACCTCTTCCGCGCCCGCCTCGACGGGCGGGCGCGGGCCGAGCGGCTGTCGCCGGCGAATGAGCCGGGGACGCACGACTATGATGTGTCGCCGGATCATCGATTCGCGCTGCACGAGTACTCGCGCTTCGACGTGCCGCCGGTGGTGGATCTCGTCCGGCTCCCCGGCCACGCCGCGATCCGCACCCTGGTGGACAACGCACAGCTCAAGGCCAAGCTCGCCAGGCTGCGCCACGGCAAGCTCGAGTTCTTCAAGGTGGATCTCCCGGACGGCACCAGGGCGCCCGCGTGGGTCATGCGGCCGGCGGACTTCGACTCCACCAGCCACTACCCGCTGCTCTTCTACGTGTATGGCGGCCCCGCCACCCAGACCGTGCTGGACCGCTGGCTCGGCGTGGCCCACTACCTCTTTCATTTATATCTGACTCAGCAGGGCTTTGCCGTGGCGAGCGTGGACAACCGCGGCACCCCCGCGCCCCTGGGCCGCGCCTGGCGCAAGGTGATCTACGGGCGGCTGGGCGTGCTCGAGACCGAGGAGCAGGCAGCCGCGGCCCGCATTCTGGGCCGGATCCCGTGGGTGGACTCGACCCGGATCGGCATCTGGGGCTGGAGCAACGGCGGCTATCTGAGCCTCGATTGCCTGTTCCGCTTCGGCAATGTGTACCGCGCCGCGATCGCCGTGGCGCCGGTGACCCACTGGGCGCTCTACGACGACATCTACACCGAGCGCTACAACGGCCTGCCCGACCAGAACCGCGAGGGGTACGCCGCCGGCTCGCCGCTCACCTACGCCTCCAAGCTCACCGGCGATCTGCTCCTCATCCACGGCAGCGGCGACGACAACGTCCACTTCCAGAATTCGGAGATGCTGGTGAACGCCCTGGTGGCCGCCGACAAGCCCTTCCAGATGATGGACTACCCCAACCGGAACCACTCGCTTCGCGGCGGCAAGACCCGGCTCCACATGTTCGAGCTGATGACCCGCTTTCTGCGGGAGAAGTTGGCGGGCGGCGGCGCTCGCGCCGTCGAACCCCAAGCCCTACATTAG
- the rplK gene encoding 50S ribosomal protein L11, which produces MAKKINAVVKLQCPAGAATPAPPVGTALGPHGVNIMEFVKQFNARTQSQSGMVIPVVVTIFADRTFTFITKTPPAPNLLMREAGIEKASAQPNRNKVGKVTRAQVRKIAEIKMQDLNAADLDSAMRMIAGTARSMGLEVVD; this is translated from the coding sequence ATGGCCAAGAAGATCAACGCAGTCGTGAAGCTCCAGTGTCCGGCCGGTGCGGCGACACCCGCGCCGCCGGTGGGCACGGCGCTGGGCCCGCACGGCGTCAACATCATGGAGTTCGTGAAGCAGTTCAACGCGCGGACGCAGAGCCAGTCGGGCATGGTGATCCCCGTGGTGGTGACCATCTTTGCCGACCGGACCTTCACGTTCATCACCAAGACGCCGCCGGCGCCGAATCTCCTCATGCGGGAGGCCGGCATCGAGAAGGCCAGCGCGCAGCCCAACCGAAACAAAGTGGGCAAGGTGACCCGCGCCCAGGTCAGGAAGATCGCCGAGATCAAGATGCAGGACCTCAACGCGGCGGACCTCGACAGCGCCATGCGGATGATCGCCGGCACGGCGCGCTCGATGGGGCTGGAGGTGGTGGACTGA
- a CDS encoding AI-2E family transporter produces MAAVLLVALVLRTADVLLVVFLSVVLAVYLRALAAGLVTRLGMPPGLALLAAVVISLGLLTGIVIVVVPPVVEQVRELAANLPGYLTTLSQNLNDLLRRTPFLERSVGTIDLPGLVASSLTDVVGLARVAVVPYLKSSLEIIIEGISVLVMGAYLALHPKVYRDGFVALVPPARRPLAERILDDLGVTLRAWVAGQIVAMTLLGLLTTLGLWLLGIPFALAFGTFAGVAAIVPFFGTLFSTVLPALFALTVGGLPKALAVAGLGVAVHLIEANFVSPVVMERQVNLPPVLTIAGVLVMGELLGTIGLLVAVPVLAVVLVLVRHLLLGEVYGDQLTPLHPVVLNRSSSPGAAAPLARDAPAPPAAQASER; encoded by the coding sequence TTGGCCGCCGTCTTGCTTGTGGCGCTCGTCCTCCGCACGGCGGACGTGCTGCTCGTCGTCTTTCTCTCCGTCGTGCTCGCCGTCTATCTGCGTGCGCTCGCCGCGGGGCTCGTCACGCGACTCGGGATGCCGCCGGGCCTGGCGCTGCTCGCTGCCGTCGTCATCTCGCTCGGCCTGCTTACCGGAATCGTCATCGTCGTGGTGCCGCCGGTTGTCGAGCAGGTTCGCGAGTTGGCCGCCAATCTTCCCGGCTATCTCACCACACTGAGTCAGAACCTCAACGACCTGCTGCGCCGCACGCCGTTCCTCGAGCGGAGCGTGGGCACGATCGATCTGCCTGGCCTCGTCGCCTCGTCGCTCACCGACGTGGTCGGCCTCGCGCGGGTCGCCGTGGTGCCGTACCTCAAGTCGAGCCTCGAGATCATCATCGAAGGCATCAGCGTGCTCGTGATGGGCGCCTATCTCGCGCTCCATCCGAAGGTGTATCGCGACGGATTCGTCGCGCTCGTGCCGCCCGCGCGGCGGCCGCTCGCCGAGCGCATCCTCGACGATCTGGGTGTCACGCTGCGCGCGTGGGTCGCGGGCCAGATCGTGGCGATGACGCTCCTGGGCCTTCTCACCACGCTTGGCCTCTGGCTCCTCGGCATTCCGTTCGCGCTCGCTTTCGGCACCTTCGCCGGGGTGGCGGCTATCGTCCCGTTCTTCGGGACGCTCTTCTCCACGGTGCTGCCGGCGCTCTTCGCGCTCACCGTGGGCGGCCTGCCCAAGGCGCTCGCCGTCGCGGGTCTCGGCGTCGCCGTGCACCTGATCGAGGCGAACTTCGTGTCGCCGGTCGTGATGGAGCGGCAGGTGAACCTGCCGCCGGTGCTCACGATTGCCGGCGTGCTCGTCATGGGTGAGCTGCTCGGAACGATCGGCCTCCTCGTGGCGGTGCCGGTGCTCGCGGTCGTGCTCGTGCTGGTGCGGCATCTCCTGCTCGGCGAGGTCTACGGCGATCAGTTGACGCCGCTGCACCCGGTGGTCCTGAATCGCTCATCGTCGCCCGGCGCTGCGGCGCCGCTCGCGCGGGATGCGCCGGCGCCCCCCGCCGCGCAGGCCTCCGAGCGGTAG
- the nusG gene encoding transcription termination/antitermination protein NusG — MDYRWYAIQTTAGHENKVRSLLARRIEDDPRPPEQKLIRQALVPVQDVIEIKNGKKMTVERKLYPGYVLVEMQMSQEALHVVNSIQGVIKFVGSGKMPQPLRQDEVNRLLGIAEAVAEAEPKEEIPFMIGQVVEITEGPFSDFSGTVEEVLGDKGKVRVSVSLFGRPTAVEMDYTQLRGH; from the coding sequence ATGGACTATCGCTGGTACGCGATCCAGACCACCGCCGGGCACGAGAACAAGGTGCGAAGCCTGCTCGCCCGGCGCATCGAGGACGACCCGAGACCGCCCGAGCAGAAGCTCATCCGGCAGGCGCTGGTGCCGGTGCAGGACGTGATCGAGATCAAGAACGGCAAGAAGATGACGGTCGAGCGCAAGCTCTACCCCGGATACGTACTGGTCGAAATGCAGATGAGCCAGGAGGCGCTGCACGTCGTCAACAGCATCCAGGGCGTGATCAAGTTCGTGGGCTCGGGCAAGATGCCGCAGCCGCTCCGCCAGGACGAAGTGAACCGCCTGCTCGGCATCGCCGAAGCGGTGGCGGAGGCCGAGCCGAAGGAGGAGATCCCCTTCATGATCGGCCAGGTGGTGGAGATCACGGAGGGGCCGTTCTCCGATTTCAGCGGCACCGTTGAAGAGGTGCTGGGCGACAAGGGCAAGGTGCGGGTGAGCGTAAGCCTCTTCGGCCGCCCGACGGCGGTCGAGATGGACTACACGCAGCTCCGCGGACACTAG
- the cysS gene encoding cysteine--tRNA ligase — MSLRLHNTLTRTVEPFVPLAPPRVTLYTCGPTVYNYAHIGNFRTFLFEDLLRRWLETSGYRVFHVMNLTDVDDKTIKRAAAAGVPIGAYVQPFIDAFFADRDYLRIRPADAYPRATAYIGPMIALTEALLAKGIAYQGEDGSVYFAIGRFPAYGRLSRLDQRELRTGAAAAARTQGGHATGARGVSADEYAKEDARDFALWKAARPEDEAVGAAWDAPFGRGRPGWHLECSAMALDLIATHAGTDVLDIHAGGVDLIFPHHEDEIAQSCAYTGKPEFARYWLHGEFLNVHGTKMSKRYGNILTARDLKEQGVDAGAVRRLIFGTHYRQTLDWTDEALAAAQESSTRLGTFRDRLAAAERTESGRGGPERAEDPESIAAAQRFRADFTVAMDDDLNAPQAIAALFELVREGNRLLDAGRRVGPAMRGAWALSEAVLDLAPASRTLSVGPSAAIGDGRAHETPPETPPAGPAEQEEWARRWAEVRQREKGRRNFAEADRVRALLRQHGFELRDMKDGTVGIVRTAPVDSA; from the coding sequence ATGAGCCTTCGCCTCCACAACACGCTCACGCGCACGGTCGAGCCGTTCGTGCCGCTCGCGCCGCCCCGGGTGACGCTCTACACCTGCGGGCCCACGGTCTACAACTACGCCCACATCGGAAATTTCCGGACTTTCCTCTTCGAGGATCTGCTCCGCCGCTGGCTCGAGACGAGCGGATACCGGGTGTTCCACGTCATGAATCTCACCGACGTGGACGATAAGACAATCAAGCGGGCCGCTGCCGCCGGCGTGCCGATCGGCGCGTATGTGCAGCCCTTCATCGACGCGTTCTTTGCCGATCGCGACTACCTCCGCATCCGGCCGGCCGACGCGTACCCCCGCGCCACCGCCTACATCGGTCCCATGATCGCGCTCACGGAGGCGCTGCTCGCCAAGGGCATCGCCTATCAGGGAGAGGACGGGTCGGTGTACTTCGCCATCGGCCGGTTTCCGGCGTACGGCCGGCTCTCGCGGCTGGACCAGCGCGAGCTGCGCACCGGGGCTGCTGCGGCAGCTCGAACGCAAGGGGGCCATGCAACTGGGGCCCGCGGTGTCAGTGCCGACGAGTACGCCAAGGAGGACGCGCGCGACTTTGCCCTCTGGAAGGCCGCCAGACCTGAGGATGAAGCGGTCGGCGCGGCGTGGGACGCGCCGTTCGGCCGGGGCCGCCCCGGCTGGCACCTCGAGTGCTCGGCGATGGCGCTGGACCTTATCGCAACGCACGCGGGCACCGACGTGCTGGACATCCATGCGGGCGGCGTGGACCTCATCTTTCCGCACCACGAAGACGAAATCGCCCAGAGCTGCGCCTACACCGGCAAACCGGAGTTCGCCCGCTACTGGCTGCACGGCGAGTTTCTCAACGTCCACGGCACCAAGATGTCCAAGCGGTACGGCAACATTCTGACGGCGCGCGACCTCAAGGAGCAGGGCGTGGACGCGGGTGCCGTGCGCCGCCTCATCTTCGGCACCCACTATCGGCAGACGCTCGACTGGACCGACGAGGCCCTCGCCGCCGCGCAGGAGAGCTCGACCCGGCTCGGCACCTTCCGCGACCGGCTCGCCGCGGCCGAGCGGACCGAGTCAGGCCGGGGCGGGCCCGAACGAGCGGAAGATCCGGAGAGCATCGCGGCGGCCCAGCGGTTCAGGGCCGACTTCACGGTTGCAATGGACGACGATCTCAACGCCCCCCAGGCGATCGCCGCGCTGTTCGAGCTGGTGCGTGAGGGCAATCGGCTGCTCGATGCGGGGCGGCGGGTGGGCCCGGCGATGCGGGGCGCGTGGGCGTTGAGCGAGGCGGTGCTCGACCTCGCGCCGGCGAGCCGGACGCTCTCGGTAGGCCCATCGGCGGCGATCGGCGACGGCCGGGCGCACGAAACGCCGCCCGAGACCCCCCCGGCCGGCCCGGCGGAGCAGGAGGAGTGGGCGCGGCGCTGGGCCGAGGTGCGGCAGCGCGAGAAGGGGCGGCGCAACTTCGCCGAAGCGGACCGGGTGCGGGCCCTTCTCCGCCAGCACGGATTCGAGCTGCGGGACATGAAGGACGGGACCGTCGGGATCGTGAGAACGGCCCCGGTTGACTCAGCGTAA
- a CDS encoding PspA/IM30 family protein: MGLFDRLSTMLRSNINDLITRAENPEKMLNQLILDMKSQLAKAKQQVASAIADEKKLQSDAEAMKKQADDWERRAMLAVQENRDDLAKQALMRYNEHLQGAQQLQETWLKHKAETEQLKQALRQLNDKIEEAKRKRNILVARAKRAEAQQRIQETMSGLSDKGAFESFDRVAEKIAASERKALAAAELSEEFSGDALAKQFDALEYHGTADQQLIALKQRMGLLPGGGNARQLGAGGQGSETVHDAEVVPESDEGGGH; the protein is encoded by the coding sequence ATGGGACTCTTTGATCGTCTGTCCACCATGCTGCGGTCGAACATCAACGACCTCATCACCCGGGCCGAAAACCCGGAGAAGATGCTCAATCAGCTCATCCTGGACATGAAGTCCCAGTTGGCCAAGGCCAAGCAGCAGGTGGCGTCCGCCATCGCCGACGAGAAGAAGCTGCAGAGCGACGCCGAGGCCATGAAGAAGCAGGCGGACGACTGGGAGCGGCGCGCCATGCTCGCGGTGCAGGAGAACCGGGACGACCTGGCCAAGCAGGCGCTCATGCGCTACAACGAGCACCTGCAAGGGGCGCAGCAGCTCCAGGAAACCTGGCTCAAGCACAAGGCGGAGACGGAGCAGCTCAAGCAGGCACTCCGGCAGCTCAACGACAAGATCGAAGAGGCCAAGCGGAAGCGGAACATCCTGGTGGCGCGCGCCAAGCGGGCCGAGGCGCAGCAGCGGATTCAGGAGACGATGTCGGGGCTCTCGGACAAGGGTGCGTTCGAGTCGTTCGATCGCGTGGCCGAGAAGATCGCGGCGTCCGAGCGGAAGGCGCTCGCCGCGGCCGAGCTGAGCGAGGAGTTTTCGGGCGACGCGCTGGCCAAGCAGTTCGATGCGCTGGAGTACCATGGCACGGCCGACCAGCAGCTCATCGCGCTCAAGCAGCGGATGGGCCTCCTGCCGGGAGGCGGCAACGCCCGCCAGCTCGGCGCGGGCGGACAGGGGTCCGAAACGGTGCACGACGCCGAGGTCGTCCCAGAGTCTGACGAGGGCGGCGGCCACTGA
- the secE gene encoding preprotein translocase subunit SecE gives MESAETATPGNRLTAWVSESGGFLRAVRTELDKVTWPSKPELIKATRMIVLLSIALGLAIGLMDFVLQEILVNGVARLAR, from the coding sequence ATGGAGAGCGCTGAGACGGCAACCCCGGGCAACCGGCTCACGGCCTGGGTGTCGGAGAGCGGCGGGTTTCTCCGCGCCGTCCGGACCGAGCTGGACAAGGTGACCTGGCCCTCGAAGCCCGAGCTGATCAAGGCGACGCGCATGATCGTGCTGCTCTCGATCGCGCTGGGCCTCGCCATCGGCCTCATGGACTTCGTGCTCCAGGAGATCCTGGTGAACGGCGTCGCGCGCCTCGCGCGGTAG